The segment GGAAAATATATGATGTATCCGAAATTGTCAAAGGTTGTATTCAAGAAGTCGGAGTATCTCTGGTAGATGAAGTATGGACAAGACTGAACTTTGCTGATGATATTACCTATATTATCCTTACCGGTGGTTCCTCCATTCCTTTCAAACCTTACTATCGTGAACGTTTTGGTGAAAAATTGATTTTTGCTGAAGACTACGGGATAGAAGCCCAATTTGCCAATGCCTTCGGCCTTTGCAAATTTACTCAATCCAAGTCCAAATCCATGCCTCTGTTAACCCAGCAGGAAGTGGCCGCCACCATTCAGGAAGAATTCACAGTCCCTAGCAGTGCAGAAAAACCGGTTAATCGTGACAAACGACACAAAAAATAACCGCCCTCCTATACCTTTTATCCATTAAGCCCCCCAGGTATTTCTCCTGGGGGCTTCCGTAAAAATGCAGGGATTATTTCATTACAATCACCACGTCCTTTATCAATAATCGGGTCTGAATCATCGATCTGAAAAAAGCTGTCCACAACCAACAAGTCCCTGACAGCAGCGATAAGAAACGATGAAGTTCAGCCTCTGAATGGAAGAGCCGCTGGATCTGGACCCAAAACTGAGGGAAGAAGGAGGGGGACATTTTATGGCATACTCAGGCGGAGATTACGACATGATCATTATCAGCAACGGTCAAGCGGGTCGGGAAACCGCTGAAGAAGCTGCCCGCATGGGGAAATCCGCTCTCCTGATAAAATTGAACCCGGGGTCCATCGCATCCGTGATGTGCAGCTCAACATCTGTACATGAGTCTCCTCATGGTCAACCGATGGGGGAATTAAAAGCACAATTGGTCCAACCGGTGAAGGACCCGGAACATGAACATCAGGAAATACAAATTACGCCGATCAGTACGGAATCTCAGCATTCCGTCTATATTCTTCAGGGTACCCATTTTGAATCCCCGCCCACTGAATGGGACACACCCGAAGTTCAAGAAACACCGGATACGGAGAACTCAGAGACAGAATTGGATCACGAATCCTCTGCGCCACCGTCAAAAGAACAGATTTCATACAGGGAACCCTTTGCCCAACAACGACCATCCACTATGGCCAAACCTGTGCAAACCGAGGATTATTCCGCCTCAGACGACCGTGTCAATGGGGAGCAACGGCATCCCCGGGGTTTAATGGATAAAAGGGGTCAAGAAGATCGTATTGCAGCAGACCATAACGGGTCAGCTCAAGAAGAAGCTCACTCCCCTTCTTCGGCGCATCCTTTGTTACGGGAACGGGAAATGAGAAATCGCAGGAAAATGACACAACGTCAACAACTACCACCCGTGAAGTCCCGTATGACTAAAGAATCTCCTTTACCGCCAAAAGACGAATCCCAGGAATCACTGAGCCAACTCCCTTTCCGGGAACGGGAAATTGAGCAACGTCGAAAATTGACACGAGGAAAACGAATGGCTTTTCCACCATCCCAATCACCTTCTCAACCTTCATTGGATGAGGCACGTCATCAGGAAAACACAACGGCACCGGAACCGGAACCGGAAATCCATCAAGAGCCATCCAAGAAAGTCGTCTTTCCGTTCCAAAGAAAATCAGACAGCAGCAAGCCCATGGATCATCGTATGCAAGGACGTCGCCCAGGCAGAAGGAGACAGCAGGAAGCTCTTCGCCCTACTTCTGAACCTGAAGGAATCATCGATGCCAAAAACTCCGATCGCACCTCCAAAGACACTGGATCTGCCCTATGGGAAGCAAAAAAAGACTCCCATTACGCAGAAAAAGAAGAACATACACAGCAACATCATTCCCGGGAATGGGACGTTAAGGAAAATGATTCTGAGTTGACGTATGAACCCTTTCAACATCATCAGCCTCCTATTGACCAAAAATCGGAGGACATACAGCCGGATCAACCCAGTAAAGCTACAGCGAAAAGAGAGGTTCCGGAAGAAGATCACCATGAGTCCTTAACCCCCAGGCAACACCAAAGGGAACCGGAGCCTGCTCAAACCCGTGAAAAGACCAGTCCCAAAAAACCACAGCGGAGATTTATTGGGAAACTGGTAAAGCGTGCGAAACCGGTCAAACCGCAAATGTTGGAAACCCAGGAAGCGCCACAGGAAGCCCAGGAAAAGATGCAGCCCTTCAACCAACAACCCAAATCGGTTCCACGAGAGCCTTCTCCCTTCAGTGAACAGGAAGCGGCTCGACATGTCTTGCGCAACAGCATGACTTCTGACACGTTTAAACGGGACACCTTTGATGTGGAAGATACATTTGGTCAAAGCTATGAAGACTTTATGGGACCCTTTGGTTCTTATGCCTACAGTCCTGAAAAAGAGCAACTGGAACGTCGGAAACTGGCACTGAGAGGCCTTCACAACTTGATTAACAATCTGGGATAGAAACACAACAGGATCCACACGAAGAGTGGATCCTGTTGTGTTTAGCCGGACTATGCCAATGGTTTTCTGCCAGGGATACCCGGTTTTCGAGGAAATCTCTTTGGAGTGGATCGACTTTTGGATACAATGATAATTTGACGGGTACCCATCTCATCCGGGAGCATCAAATGAACCGATTCAACGGAACCTCCACCAAGTTTTTCAATAGCCTGCTTCCCTTCGTCGACCTCTGTGCCGGCATCCGGTCCCTTCATCGCAGCAAATTTCCCTCCTGGGCGAACAAAAGGCAAACAATACTCCGACAATACGTTGAGACGAGCGACGGCACGGGCTGTAGCTAAATCAAACTGGTCTCTGTATCGGGTTTGCCGGGCTACTTCTTCCGCTCGTCCATGAATCGTTTCGACATGTTGCAAACCCAACTCATCCGTTAAGTCCTGTAAAAAACCGATTCGTTTTTTCAGAGAATCCACCATCACCAGCCGCAAACGGGGAAAGGCAATCTTCAACGGAACCCCGGGAAAACCAGCTCCCGTTCCTACATCGATGACAGATTCAACTTGTCCCCACCATTTCTGCGACGCCAATGTCAGTGAGTCATAGAAGTGTTTAATATATACATCTTTCTCCGATGTAATGGCTGTTAGATTCATCTTCTGGTTCACCTGAACCAGTCGTTCATAATATAAAGCGAATTGCTTCAGCTGCTCAGGGGTTAATTCCATTCCCCAGGATTTCACCTGCTCCTGCAACCATTTTCCGTAATCCATCCCACACTCTCTCCCTTTTTCAGATCACCCCAAAACTTGACTCAAAGAATCACTCGAAAAGAAAGCCGGTTTGTCCTCTCGTTGGACCCAACCGGCTTAACCCATATGGGAACGACTCTTCCCACCTTGTTCAATATAAACCAGCAGAATGGAGATGTCAGAGGGATTCACCCCGGAAATACGAGAAGCCTGTCCCAGAGACAGAGGACGAACTTGTTTCAGTTTTTCACGTGCTTCTGAAGAGATTCCCATCACCTGATCATAGTCCACCCAAGGTGGAATCCGCTTACTATTCATTTTTTTCATCTTCTCTACTTGTTGCAAAGACTTTTTGATATACCCCTCATATTTCAGCTGAATCTCCACTTGTTCCGCCACATCCGAAGCTACAGGCTCCTGGGGAGGGGAAATCTGTTTAATATGTTCATAACGGATCTCCGGGCGCTTGATCAATTTAGACAGTTCCACTGCATTATCCAACTCACTGGAGCCTAGCTCCTGTAACATGGCCTGCAATGTTGGCGTCGGCTTCACCTTGCTTTGTCGCAACCGTTCTATTTCCTGTTCGATCTCCTTCTTTTTCTTCCGAAACCTCACAATCCGATCCTCGGAAATCAGCCCCACTTCATATCCCAGTTCTGTCAGGCGCAGATCAGCATTGTCATGTCGCAACAACAACCGATACTCCGCCCGTGAAGTCAAAAGACGATACGGTTCACTGGTTCCTTTGGTTACCAAGTCATCGATCAGAACCCCAATATACGCCTGTGACCGATCCAAAATGACCGAACCCTTCCCTTGGACCTTACGAGCAGCATTGATCCCCGCCATAATTCCCTGAGCCGCTGCCTCTTCATATCCGGATGTTCCGTTGATTTGACCAGCTGTGAATAAGTTGGCCACTCTTTTGGTCTCCAGGCTGGGCCACAACTGCGTCGGAACAATAGCATCGTACTCGATGGCATAACCCGTCCGCATCATTTCTGCCTTTTCTAACCCATCAATGGTACGGAGTAAAGGTTGCTGAATTTCCTCCGGCAGGCTGGTGGACAAACCTTGTACATACATCTCCAAGGTATCCCTTCCCTCTGGTTCCAAAAAGATCTGGTGCCGGTTTTTGTCAGCAAAACGAACGATTTTGTCCTCGATGGAAGGACAATAACGGGGTCCCTGTCCCTCAATCTGCCCGGAATACATCGGTGCACGGTGCAAATTCTCCCGAATATATTCGTGGGTTCGTTCATTGGTGTAAGTCAACCAACAAGGAAGCTGATCCATGATATAATCCGTTGTTTCATAGGAAAAAGCACGGAGCTCATCATCACCGGGCTGGATCTCCATTTTGTCTGTATCAATCGTCTTTTTGTTCACCCGTGGCGGGGTTCCTGTTTTGAACCGAACCGTTTCAAATCCCAATTCATGAAGGTGATGAGCCAATTGAACCGCCGGTTGCTGATTATTGGGTCCACTTTCATAAGACAGATCCCCGATAATCACTTTCCCGCGCAAATAGGTACCTGTGGTTAATACCACCGTCTCTCCGTAGTAATGGGCACCGGTTCGGGTCACCACTCCTTTGCAAACGCCATCCTCCACCATGAGCCGCTCCACCATATTTTGATGAAGCACCAGGTTCGATTCATCCTCAAGTGCCTTTTTCATTTCCTGCTGATACAACACTTTATCTGCTTGTGCCCGCAGCGCATACACGGCGGGTCCTTTACCCGTGTTCAACATACGCATCTGGATGTGCGTCTTGTCAATAATGCGTGCCATCTCTCCACCAAGGGCATCCACTTCCCTTACCACATGACCTTTTGCCGGACCTCCAATCGATGGATTACAGGGCATATAGGCAATCGTATCCAAGCTGAGTGTCAATAGCAGGGTGGAACAGCCCATCCGAGCAGCGGCCAATGCCGCCTCACATCCGGCATGTCCGGCACCAATCACAATGACATCATATTTTTCACCCGATTGTGGCATTGTTGTTCCCTCCTTTATTTACCCAGACAAAACTGGGAAAAGATCTGATCGATCAAGTCTTCCGCCACAGCATCCCCGATGATCTCCCCCAGAGACTGCCAGGCTTCTTTCAAATCAATTTCCGCCATATCCAAAGGCATTCCCGATTCAATTCCTGTAAGGGTGTCACGAACATGATCTTTCGCCTTCTTCAACAGATGAATATGGCGAGTATTGGTCACATACGTGGCATCAGCTGCTGCCGCTTTCCCCTCCATAAAGAGACCGAGGATTGTTTCTTCCAGCTGATCCAAACCGGACTCTTCCTTCAATGACGTATGGATCAAAGGGAGATTCCCGGCCAGGCTTTTCACTGTCTCCATATCCAGTGCTTGGGACAAGTCTGTTTTATTCACCACAACAACTGAAGTATGCTCCTTTGCCACCTTTAGCAACTTCCGATCTTCTTCAGCCAGAGGCTCAGCAAAGTTAAGCAGGAGCAATACCAAATCCGCTTCGGATAAAGCCTGGTGAGAACGTTTTACACCGATTTGCTCCACCAGGTCTTCTGTTTCCCGGATTCCCGCAGTATCCACCAATCGCAGAGGAATCCCCCGTACGTTGACGTATTCCTCAATCACATCCCGGGTTGTACCGGGTATATCGGTAACAATGGCTTTGTTTTCCTGGGCCAGAGCATTCAGAAGAGAGGATTTCCCCACATTGGGTCGCCCTACGATTACCGTGGCAATTCCTTCCCGATAAATTTTTCCCTGGCGAGCAGTCCGCAACAGTGCGTCGATTTCAGTCTCTACTTTTTGCAAGCGATCCTGCATCAGTTCCGCAGTCATTTGTTCCGCATCGTACTCAGGATAGTCTACATTAACCGCCAAGTGAGCCAGGGTTTCCAAAATATCCTGCCTCAACCGCCGAATCAGTTGAGATAAACGCCCCTCCGCCTGAGCAGCAGCCATCCGGGCTGCCTTATCCGTTTTGGAACGAATGATGTCAATGACGGCTTCTGCTTGAGACAAATCAATACGGCCATTTAAAAAAGCACGCTTGGTAAATTCACCGGGTTCCGCCAAACGGGCTCCGGCATACAGTACCGCCTCCAGCACTTCTTGCACTGGAATAACTCCCCCGTGACAACTGATCTCCACTACATCCTCCCTGGTAAAGGTTCGGGGCGCCCGCATCACCGTCACCAACACCTCATCAATGGGAAGCGCCGTCTCCGGGTGAAGAACATGACCATAATGAACGGTATGGGTCTCTGCTTGTAAAAGAGATTTTTTCCCTTTATATAATGAATCAACAATCGAAATCGATTCCCTGCCGCTTACCCGTATAACCGCAATTCCTGCCTCTCCAACCGTCGTGGAGATCGCCGCAATCGTATCTGTCTCCATGATTATTCACCTCAGCCATTCCGCAACCATTACTTTTAACCCAGGGCTGTCGATTAACCCAAAATAGGTGTGCCTAAAAAATAATCGGATCCACTCATCTGACATTTAACATATCCTGATAGTTCATCATAGCATACGAATTTCCCTAAAAACAAAAAACTCCCCTGTTATCGGAGAGCTGGAGATCACCAGACGGAAAGATTCTAACGTTGGGACTTTAAAGTGATAATCACTTTACGCTGGGGATCTTTCCCTTCACTGAAGGTGGAGAGCTGATCGTATTGTTGA is part of the Kroppenstedtia pulmonis genome and harbors:
- the rsmG gene encoding 16S rRNA (guanine(527)-N(7))-methyltransferase RsmG, encoding MDYGKWLQEQVKSWGMELTPEQLKQFALYYERLVQVNQKMNLTAITSEKDVYIKHFYDSLTLASQKWWGQVESVIDVGTGAGFPGVPLKIAFPRLRLVMVDSLKKRIGFLQDLTDELGLQHVETIHGRAEEVARQTRYRDQFDLATARAVARLNVLSEYCLPFVRPGGKFAAMKGPDAGTEVDEGKQAIEKLGGGSVESVHLMLPDEMGTRQIIIVSKSRSTPKRFPRKPGIPGRKPLA
- the mnmG gene encoding tRNA uridine-5-carboxymethylaminomethyl(34) synthesis enzyme MnmG; translation: MPQSGEKYDVIVIGAGHAGCEAALAAARMGCSTLLLTLSLDTIAYMPCNPSIGGPAKGHVVREVDALGGEMARIIDKTHIQMRMLNTGKGPAVYALRAQADKVLYQQEMKKALEDESNLVLHQNMVERLMVEDGVCKGVVTRTGAHYYGETVVLTTGTYLRGKVIIGDLSYESGPNNQQPAVQLAHHLHELGFETVRFKTGTPPRVNKKTIDTDKMEIQPGDDELRAFSYETTDYIMDQLPCWLTYTNERTHEYIRENLHRAPMYSGQIEGQGPRYCPSIEDKIVRFADKNRHQIFLEPEGRDTLEMYVQGLSTSLPEEIQQPLLRTIDGLEKAEMMRTGYAIEYDAIVPTQLWPSLETKRVANLFTAGQINGTSGYEEAAAQGIMAGINAARKVQGKGSVILDRSQAYIGVLIDDLVTKGTSEPYRLLTSRAEYRLLLRHDNADLRLTELGYEVGLISEDRIVRFRKKKKEIEQEIERLRQSKVKPTPTLQAMLQELGSSELDNAVELSKLIKRPEIRYEHIKQISPPQEPVASDVAEQVEIQLKYEGYIKKSLQQVEKMKKMNSKRIPPWVDYDQVMGISSEAREKLKQVRPLSLGQASRISGVNPSDISILLVYIEQGGKSRSHMG
- the mnmE gene encoding tRNA uridine-5-carboxymethylaminomethyl(34) synthesis GTPase MnmE — its product is METDTIAAISTTVGEAGIAVIRVSGRESISIVDSLYKGKKSLLQAETHTVHYGHVLHPETALPIDEVLVTVMRAPRTFTREDVVEISCHGGVIPVQEVLEAVLYAGARLAEPGEFTKRAFLNGRIDLSQAEAVIDIIRSKTDKAARMAAAQAEGRLSQLIRRLRQDILETLAHLAVNVDYPEYDAEQMTAELMQDRLQKVETEIDALLRTARQGKIYREGIATVIVGRPNVGKSSLLNALAQENKAIVTDIPGTTRDVIEEYVNVRGIPLRLVDTAGIRETEDLVEQIGVKRSHQALSEADLVLLLLNFAEPLAEEDRKLLKVAKEHTSVVVVNKTDLSQALDMETVKSLAGNLPLIHTSLKEESGLDQLEETILGLFMEGKAAAADATYVTNTRHIHLLKKAKDHVRDTLTGIESGMPLDMAEIDLKEAWQSLGEIIGDAVAEDLIDQIFSQFCLGK